Within Cololabis saira isolate AMF1-May2022 chromosome 14, fColSai1.1, whole genome shotgun sequence, the genomic segment TAGCGTGAACACAAATGTTTACCCAGATAACAGAACAACTGCCCTGTTCTGTAAGTTGAATCAACATTTGTATCATTCAAAGAGCTCAAAAGCATAGAGaataaaatggaaaataatGAGTGGGCTTGTTGAGAATTAATGATTAATTTCTAGATCCTTTCTTAGCGTTTTGACTCAGGGGTTACTGGGACGTGGTCAGCCCCACCAGGGCTGTGTTGTGACTAAATAGTTTGGAGCAGGAAGATCGTTTGGACGGTTAACGTTGTATTAAGCAGCGATCTGAGTCTAAAACAGGCAGGACGGAGATAAACATGAACGCAGCGGTGGAAGCTTTGGCTTGCTTTTTGGGCTTTCTGGGTTGGCTGTTGGTCGGGGTGGCCATCCCCAACCGATACTGGCGGGAGTCTTCGGTGGACGGGAATGTTATCACCACGTCAACCATCTATGAAAACCTCTGGATGTCCTGTGCAACCGACTCTACAGGGGTTCACAACTGTCGGGATTTTCCATCTCTGCTCGCTCTCAGCGGTACGTGGTGGAGGGATTTATATTGATTATCAGACTTATATCTTAGTCGTATGTCGAGGAAAGACACAACTGTTGGAGCAACAGGTCGACGAGTTTCATGAAAACAGGTTAATCTGACGCTGAAATGTGACCAAGGGCGGTTTTTGTTTCGTTGACCCTGACGGACGAGGGGTCAAGGAAACGCATTTTGCTTGTTTCCAAGTTTTCTAAGCAGGAACGGTGATAACTTATGGTAGGATGATAAGATGTGATGACAAAACAAATATTTGGCCAAAAATACAACCCAAAGTCACACACCGGAGTGCTGCACCGATTAGCTGCTTGGCTAAGCTAACCAATTTTtttacacaacaataaaatgtgaactcgtacatttttttctctccaggAATTCGTCTCGTCACGGAAAAATATTCCCCCGCTATCTGCTCTGATAACAGCGAGATAGAAGTGGTCGGGGGATTTGTCACGTGCCCCTTTGTCTCATTGCTTTCGTGAAACTGATGGTTTTACGATTATGAATATGTAAACCTGTCAAACCATCCTGGATGTTTTAATAGTTTAATGGAAGtaattgtgttttattgtgtaGTTCCTGTCACGCTGTCGCCGAGCTGTATCCTGCATCTATAGAAAGAGGTTTCTGATTGCTCGTGATGGTATCTGGGGGCAGCGGTCGTACGCGCTGTTTCATCTCAGCTCTAATCAGCTTTATGGTTCCTGTCAAAGGGCCGACGGTACAGCAACAGCAGGACCACTTAAATGCACCAAAGTCTTTTTAAACTTATATCACGTTATTAATTGTGTATTTAAGTATTAATACTAGAAGTAAAATCATTATTGTAAAAGTGTGGTAGACACTTGACAACAGATCAGTGTTCAGGCCATGTTTTTGCTTCATTTCTGTGGTTAAAttgtctcctcttttctttttattgaacatttcagTTTTAAATCCACGATTTAACTACAATGCTGTCGTAACAAACAGCTTAATCTGGGATATAGGGTGGTGGGTAGAAGCCCTCATCGCACAGGTACCAAAATCAGGATGTTTTGTGGTACCTGTCCTTATAGTTCATGTCCTGTAATATGGGTTTGTTTTAATAATCCAgatgaatataatatataaccACATTCTCACGTATGGTTTGATGTTTGCATGCAGGGTACATCCAGGCCTCCCGAGCGCTGATGATTTCCTCCATCGTGTTTGGAGCATTTGGTCTCTTGGCCGCTCTCGCTGGGATGCAGTGCTCGAAAGTATGTGGTGAAAACTACGTCCTGAAGGGGAGGATCGCAGCGATCGGAGGAATCTTCTTTTTATTGCAAGGTAAAGACTCTGCAGACTCCCTCAAACATGtatttgctgcatttaaattacttaAAGCTGAATATAAGAACAATTGTGCCGTCCAGAGCTGAGTTTAAGAGGtggataatccaggtgccataaattCCAGCAGTTGCTCCAACTGATCCCTgcaccagctcctctgcaggtagacgGCAGGTCGTTAGTGAAATCACCCTGGGCCCggtttttcaaaagtaatccGCTCGGATTTTGGATTGGATCAAATCATGAAAATGGGTTTTTCAAAAGACAAAACGGATTACGTAATCGGATTAGATCACGTAATCCAATCCTGGTTTTGATCTGGATCAAACCTTCAGTTTGGgtttttcaaaactttttagTAGGATTGGGATCACTTTGATccaaaaaatcgggattaaacTGATCCCATCAGAAGGGTGGATTCAGCGTAGATTTCAGGCCCAAAATGTAATGAAACTTTGAAATTGTATCAAATAACACTATATTTGGATCATGCAGTATAGCCTACAAGATATCCTATTTATTCATaaggttttaatttgatttgttcATCCGTCAGGTTACAGTGATTAAGTAGGTTATAACGTATTCAGCCTTTCAGTATAGGCCTACAGCAAAGTAGAAAGAGTTTGGCCTCATAAAATAATCCCCCAAACAGCTGTCAATATTGACCacaaataatatatatcattCTGTCactaattataatattataattcatcacaatcaaaaatatttttgttttgtttttagatgATTTTTTAGTGATGCATGCAATGATAAAACAGAATAACAAAGCAATGGCAATGGCATCACTGGTTTttgaaatccaaaacaaatccaaatcaGAAATAGTGTCTAACTATTGCGTCCCTTGTTGCTCTTTACATATCTATAGTTCTACATTGTGTTTCCTACCCTATTTGAGCACTGGTTATCCAGATTTGGTGATCCTGAAAAGTTTCTATCCGGATCAGATTGATCCAATCCGATGTTGCTTTGAAAAACCGGCTCAAAAGTAAGCTGGATTACGTGATCCTGGATAGCAAAAAAAAGGGTTACTAAATCCGGATCAATTTGATCCGGATTAAACCTTTTGAAAAACCGGGCCCTGATTCTACATGTAGGCTGGTCCAGAAACATCATGACACCTGGATTAGCCACCTCTTGGAAAGCAACCATGACGCACCGTCTTCTGCATACAGAAGACAAGCGGTCAGTAAATGGTTCACTAGGTGAAGAGGTTATCCTCTAACAAACACAATCATGCAAATAAATGTGTCCTTTGACCTTCAAGTCTGAACCGATGCTGcttaaaaagaactggacaagtcTGTGAAGTCACCCTGAGGTTTTCTGGCGAGGGCTTTTGGGGCTTGTTGGTGGAGGATGACTCTGTCCAACCCTGGCTGATCCAAAACGGGCCAAAGGGAGAAACTAACGAGCCCACCGAACCTCAGTCACCTCTCAAACTAGCGTTTTACCTCGACGTATGATAAGCTATGGTGCTAGCGTTTCCTGACATTCCTGATTCAACCCATTTTCATTTCTGATGTCGCTACTGGAACGACTTTTGAAATGATTACTGGCAGAGCTGAAACAAGGCCTGCAGGGGCTCCGAGCAGCCTCCCCCGGGTCATCCAGCAGCCGCCCAGCTCGCCTGAGGccgtttatttattctttatttcattcattgattaaaataaaagaacaatttcatataaacacaaatgttcctaaATTCCAAATgaaagggagaaggaagaagAATAATCTTATTCAATGTGCCTGTTTACcccaagaaatcaatttacaaagaacgtaaattaaaaaacaacaacaaaatgaaataaaatagctgCCGGCCAACACAGACATTCATATTCCTTTTTAGTTCCCGAGTTACATTTCAGTTAATACCattcaaacaacaacaaactatgTTAATACCTTTCATGACACAATGGGTATGTCagtcaaacttaactaacatatttcattatatttccttaacatactggctttaattgttcttttgaatgaaatgtttgattttgattctttggtttctttgttcagataaACAGATTCATTTCACagaaagaatagaatagaatagaataggctttattggccaagtatgaacatgccagacagggaactTGTCTTCGGTAGtttcgctcactgaacccagatttaaatagttgcaAACAGTAATAGAAACACAACATtacatcaatttagtcctgaatctcggttttttaaagatctctgttccttttaagttatacttgctttctcttttttcaaatcttttctgaatgttgattggtaaagtttttttatgagctttaaacataatttgcagaagtCGTCGGGGTGAAGGTCTGAGCAAGGTAGCAGGTCCAGCAACGAGGTCGGGGCCTCTCTGACTACAGGGCCGTTTTTTTGTcccgtaaaggttcctgaaggccacgttacagggccgttcctggtaatggaaacgTGCGCACTTGGGCCCGACCCCGAAAAATCTACCAGGAACTCCCGCAGGTGGAAACATGCCTTAAGGTTCGACCCTGGAGCTTTCCTGGCCTAGCCGAAGCCGACTGCAGTGGCCTGTTGGTACAGATAACACGACGATCCAAACTGTGGTCAAAATAAGAAGGATTACGCTCTGTTAggttttcatttacattttagttGTCATGTTTATGGCTACATATAATTTTCCCTGATGAGGAACATAAAAAAATCCCCCTCAGTTATGGATGTGAAATTTCAGCTTTGGAGGCCAGAAATGTTTTCATACCAGAATGTAAATGTgttcattttttacattttggacATTTAAACGTGTGAGACAGtgaataattatttattttcggAGCCAGTGCCCATTCAAGGCAAGACACATAGCTGTAATTGTTTTAGAAATGTTAACAAACTTGAGGCCAAAGGCAGATAGTTCACAACAGTTGAAGGTTTTCTTGTTACTTTAGAATTAGAGAAATAAAATGCTTTTAGTGGACAACTTTTAATTTACAGGAAACCTTAGATCTGGagagagtgaaaaaaaaataaaaggaaaagtaAGTATAAGCAACAAGGTTAATATACACAAAAACTGTctacttttgttttatttttaatttaaaaaatatctttaaaaaGCAACACGCCTTCAACTTCTAAAGGTTTTCAACCGGCTGCTAGCAGGTACCTTCGCTTTACgtgactgaaataaatcatttttggCATAAAAAGGTTCAAGATTACATTGATTGACATCTACGCTGCTTTTGAATAAAACTCTTTGAGCCTTTGAACAATCTTGTTTGAATGTTTTATCTTTAACGTGTGTGAAATGAGTGTAAATCACTGTTTACTCTGCGTCTAATGCAAACATGGTCCTCTGTTTTGCAGGACTTTGCACCATGATCGCCATCTCCTGGTACGCAGCCAACATCACCCAGGAGTTCTACGACCAGTTTTATGCCGGGACCAAGTAAGTCACCACGAGCTCCATCAGCTactcgggggggggggataaGTGATGCTTAACAGAGTGTGATGTTTATTGTGTGGCAGGTATGAGATCGGACAGGGCCTCTACATCGGCTGGGGTTCAGGTGTGTTCGCCATCTGTGGAGGTTCCTGCCTGTTGTGTTCCTGCAGGATGGATTCAACCAGTGAAAAAGTGTGAGTTTCTGCTGCCAAAATATCACGGATTGGTAATGTCCATAGCTCAAAAATGTCTCCCGTCCCTTAGCGCGTACCCGTACCAGCCGAGCTCCAGAGGACACGTCCTGTCTGCTGTCCCGACGTCCCAGAGAGCGCCGAGCAACTACGACAGAAACGCTTACGTCTGAGAGGTCACCGAGCCGGCCGGGTCGAATCGCTCGATTCATTCTGCTTCAAGGGATCATAACGAGTTAAATGTTGTACATATGTTAACAATAATGAAAACAGTATCCTGATTTGATTTGTAAATCTTCTTTATGGAGTATCGCATATCGCAGAAATGTATCTTGTATAGCTTTGTAATGTTCAAAAGGttcattttcttctttattctAACAACTGTTTATTTAATTGTGACAGCAGTTTTAAAGTTTTGAGAATAAAACTTCTGTATTCCTGTTGTTAGTCCGAGGACCAGAGATATGCAACTGTCAGGACTTTTTAATGCTCTGAGCCTTTTACATCTATCTTACCTTCTGTATGAACGTTTATTTAggggtttttagtttttttcaggtttttgtattttattatgtactgaggttgttttaaatgtgctttataaatagaCTTGACTTGATAAAAGGTTGACAAAGTACAAAAGGTTCTTTTTAAATGATGCCATTGCTCTTTCTTCACGTTTTGGTTGAGTGAGATTAACATTGTATACTTTAAAATTACCGTGGGATGAATGATCCTCCAGCTCCTTTTTCAGAAAAGTGATAACAAGTTCAAACAGCCCGTCGCCTCGTTGAGAGAAGCTTCAGCAGTCTACATGACGAGTAAGCTGGCTGGTGTTAAAGGGAATATAGCTttaatcaaatgctttttctgaACATGAGTTCTTTGAAATAAATCAGATTTTATAACATGTTAATCTGGAAAAGCAGTGTTGCATTGAGTACTATTGTCTTTCAGATTTCAGGTCAGAACCAAAACACTTGAGGAAAGAGTGTAAAACAGGGAGGTTTTTATTGGTTTTGAGCATTTTAGCTTTTTTCGGCCCCTTTCAACAGGATGTTATTAGCTTTCATCTGAGTGACGTTACATACAACATTTTCCTTTGACTTCAGATACATTTCACAGTGATAAATATTACTACTGGCAGCATTAGATTGACATTAGCTAGCATTAGACCGCTCCTTTACGAAAGTCAACACTTTACGCATCTCATTGTAATTTTCCATTAAACCCAATGATTtattcacattaaaaaaaaaaaaaaaatcacactctTCCAAGGAAGACAGCCAACAAGATAGACACGTTCCTAGTGAAGAGCCTGATGTCTGCTGCCACCTGCTGGACATGCGCGGTATCACATCTGTCACATCATGTTACAGAGTTTATAATACATGTGGctgattttaaaaatattttaacaaAACACTAAATTCCTCTGAACCCAGGAGAAAAACAAGGTAGATAAAAATCAGGTACAAtaattaaggaaaaaaaaaataggtaaaAATTACAGCTGGAAACAGTACAACTGTCAATCTTCTACTCCTTAGGAGCTGCACTTACTAAATTGTCCAGACTTTGTCCATCAAAGCGTATAAAGTGCCAGCCTTCGCTGACAGTGAGGTCCTGAGCTCCTTTAGCGAGATAGAAGTCCCGTGACGGCGTATTCCAGTTCAGCACAGACAGGTTCAGCCGCACACACTCCTTCTCTTTCCCCACCTGATTAAACAAAGCAGTACTGCATTTAATCGTGCAGACGGCTGATCTACCACTCACATACGTCACTGTCAAAATCCTCCGTTTACGTGTATTTACaatacacacgcatacacacatatacatatacatatacatatatatatatatatatatatatatatatatatatatatatatattgtagaaACTAATGCTCAAATTCAAACATGCTCACCTCAGCCACTTTGCACAGCAAACCCTTCCCAATGCCCTTTCCTAaagagaaaattacattttaaagtaAAATCTATGAAGAGTGTaagacacaaaagagaaaaagtgaTATTTCGATTCACTGCAGAAgtgattttaatttaaactgGATCATTTAGGTCCTATTCGTTTTACACAAACGGCTCTAAATTCAGCACCTCTGAATTCTGGCATCACGTACAAGTCCTCCAGATATACCGAGCGTCCCTCCCACGTACTGTAAGTGTAAAAGTAAAGGGCGTATCCCACGACTGTAAATcctgaaagacagaaagaaacaaGCCATTTAAAAGGGGGAAAACGCAGTGGGGGGGCTAATGCTATCATAGAGTTGTAAGAGAGACCTGTAAAAACGGTCTGACCGATTAATGACGACAGAGAAAGGACGACTGCAGACAAAAGGTTGTAGTCGACAGTTTACCTTCAGTGGATTTCTGCTCCTCGGGAACTTCTGCAACCAGGCACTGGAAAAAGGGATTCTGGCAGAAACCGTCACGCTCCAGCTCTACATTTACACAAAGACAAATTtaccaaataaacacattttatatTGGTCTAGTAACTAGgttgaaataaaacattcaaaagtactCTGTCTCACTATAAATTACTTATTTTTACAAGAAGATTGTAAAAAGAAGTACAAccatatttctgaaaaaaacaaaacaaaaaaaaaacatttctcctTGATGATGGACACACTGATCAGTTTATCTCAACACACATTTAACCTtatagtgtatatatgtatatatatatatatatatatatatatatatatataaatataatcaaaTGACCATCATTACCTCGTAAAAAACTCAACTTTTATCAACACAATTGTGGGTTATTTGTTGTTCGGTTAAACGTGTAATAAGTTAATAAATGCAACACCAACGCGTTTAACAGTATGGTTCAGGTGTTAGTTCAGAGCTCCATTTATCACACATTATCACAAAGCACAGGTGAATTTAGTTTAAATAGTTCCACTGGTAAAGTTATTTAAACGTTATGATCCTCTAtgccagtgtctcccaacctggggtccgggcccccctgggggggcgcctgagatctctgggggggcgcgaaactttgtctgctttataaatatgcagttgtaaaaattacatttgtgcatgttaaataaataaaaaatcataataacacacctaatggaatactgtaatccaagtctgtataaacccacgtagtattttaaaatgaccaaaatatatttctaagttaagATAAAaacttatttacttttttttttttttaataaaaacgtattattattaatattatcattattcaacatttaatcatactactactccgacaggttgttaaaggaaaaatgttaaaaaaattattattattattttatgtccttgcaattattttctgtgcgtattttatacattggtgacacaaaatgaaggtgagaaagacaaagtcatatgtatacatggtaaaccaaagagaaacgtatgaaaaaaacataattaatgttcattttttcaattaaagatttgtaacgaatcactttactcttttggtgccagtacgtacaggtcggggggcccggctggtcacaagtagggggggatccaaggaaaaaaggttgggaaccactgctctatgCAAATGTTTACTTAGTGACAGTTATTTCTCTATATGCAGTTTATTGAATTACCTTCATGTGATATCTTCACTTGGTCAGGCATCTTTTCATAAACCGCCAGCTCCTGCAAGCATGATTTAAGGTAAATGTAAAGGTTTATTAATCAACAATCACAGCATGCTCAGCCGGCACTGGCGTACCATTATCATCCTCGATACTTCTCTGCAGTCTTCTCGTGTAGCAGGTCGTACTTTAAAATTCATGTTTAAATCTAAAGTAAACGTTGTCAGCCAAATTAACCCTCGCTGTTGAAGAAAAAACAATCTTCAAAGCGTAAAAAGAGACGTACAGGAACCGGATCTGACGTGgcttcctttcaaaataaaatgcaacaatttaaactttaaatttcAAATAATTAACTTTTAACACCAAAAAGTGGCAAACGTATCCAAGctgctcttttattattattattaagttatTCTCaatcttttaaattgaattacaaatgtgattttctgttttgtttttttgttttactgttaATGCAGGAGCCTATGAAGTTGTCAAAGTTTCACAACTTACAAAGTTCATAAATTGGTTAAACCTGTTTTCGGTCCATTAAAAATATACATCACTTTTTTTATTCTACATAGCATTTGCATTCACCTTCGACTATTCAAAGTCAAACTATCTGTGCAGAGCAGAACGTTCTTCTGAGTAAACATACCAGTATGGACTATGCTTTAAAAAAACAGGACTGCTATTTGCTTATCAGGAGGAAATTCAAACCGTTGTTCCTCTTTCACCTCCGGAAATGTTTGTGAGATCAGTGGCAAATGAAATGTATGGACTTTGTGAAACTTGTGATACTCTCTATTCCTGTCCTCAGCAGCATTCCAGGACACGACACCACAAACATGTTGTATTTATGACTCCAGATGCTCTCAGATAACATGGACAGACAGAAACTGCAGGGAAGTAAGAGTAAAGGAAGAGAGATCACCTGTAAACAATAAATGGCGTAACCCTGCTCTGAAAAAGTGGTCCCTGCTGAAAAGGTATACAACTTCATCAGATACCTCAATGCATTGAGATCTTTTGAGGTTTAATATGCCTCTCCCTCAGCTACATTTACCACTTTCTAACAGTTTGTCAactattattttgtatttttttttcctcaattcaTACTGCAAGTAAAAATAGGCCCTTTTCAGATGATAAAGTATAACTACCATAAGTTGAATCcaaaaacatattttcagtGGAAGCGGTGGCATCTTTCAGCAGGCTTGAACATTTTCAACTGCCTTGTTTTCTGAGattatatttctgaaaaacatagATGCCAAATCAAACCTACACCCTAGCAGCAAACCAAATGTGTTGCA encodes:
- the LOC133460298 gene encoding claudin-15-like isoform X2, producing the protein MNAAVEALACFLGFLGWLLVGVAIPNRYWRESSVDGNVITTSTIYENLWMSCATDSTGVHNCRDFPSLLALSGYIQASRALMISSIVFGAFGLLAALAGMQCSKVCGENYVLKGRIAAIGGIFFLLQGLCTMIAISWYAANITQEFYDQFYAGTKYEIGQGLYIGWGSGVFAICGGSCLLCSCRMDSTSEKVAYPYQPSSRGHVLSAVPTSQRAPSNYDRNAYV
- the LOC133460298 gene encoding claudin-15-like isoform X1, which translates into the protein MRDNVELVALLLGFVGWILVYVSLQDEYWKESTTEGSVIVTSTIYENLWVSCASEDTGIFNCRDFPSIFALPGYIQASRALMISSIVFGAFGLLAALAGMQCSKVCGENYVLKGRIAAIGGIFFLLQGLCTMIAISWYAANITQEFYDQFYAGTKYEIGQGLYIGWGSGVFAICGGSCLLCSCRMDSTSEKVAYPYQPSSRGHVLSAVPTSQRAPSNYDRNAYV
- the sat2b gene encoding diamine acetyltransferase 2b; the protein is MNFKVRPATREDCREVSRMIMELAVYEKMPDQVKISHEELERDGFCQNPFFQCLVAEVPEEQKSTEGFTVVGYALYFYTYSTWEGRSVYLEDLYVMPEFRGKGIGKGLLCKVAEVGKEKECVRLNLSVLNWNTPSRDFYLAKGAQDLTVSEGWHFIRFDGQSLDNLVSAAPKE